A portion of the Gammaproteobacteria bacterium genome contains these proteins:
- a CDS encoding putative addiction module antidote protein has translation MAKTSTKTRVKTKTVPYDVADQLRTPEEMAAYLDAWLTEAPDDAAGIARALGDIARAKGMSKVARESGLSRESLYKALSEDGNPSLATVLKVAKALGLQLHARAA, from the coding sequence ATGGCAAAGACATCTACCAAAACCAGAGTAAAGACAAAGACCGTTCCCTACGATGTTGCGGATCAATTGCGCACGCCCGAGGAAATGGCCGCCTACCTGGATGCATGGCTGACCGAGGCGCCGGATGATGCCGCCGGTATCGCCCGGGCGCTGGGGGATATTGCGCGCGCCAAGGGGATGTCGAAGGTGGCGCGGGAATCGGGGCTCAGTCGCGAGAGCTTATACAAGGCTTTGAGCGAGGATGGAAACCCCAGTCTGGCGACAGTGTTGAAGGTGGCGAAGGCGCTCGGCCTTCAATTGCACGCCAGGGCGGCATAG